GGTGACACTTGTGAAATCCCTTAACCTTTGCCTTGATCCTTCCTTTAAACGAACGGCGCAATTAGGAGATAAAATTAGCCTCAAATTTTGGGCCaattgttttatttcatGATTAACCGACCCCCTTCTTATAACCAGGATTCTAGGAGATTCTGTATCTATGGTATGATCAGGGGAAGGTTTAGACCTTTTTTTCCTAGACTTACccattttataattaaaatccTTTAAAGATATgatttaacataatttattgtaaaaattttataaaatgtacccaataaataataaaagtgTTACTTTTAGATTAATAAGATTCGTTTacataaaatcattttttattaatcacacaaattatcattgatttaaaaaatactctctttaaaattttcatatattattgaataataattattccaCTCTTTACATCTTACACACCAtatataaaacaatttactgaatattattgattttaaatattaattttactctgTTGGCCATCCTACTCgttttagatttaaattatcgGTGTCAATTCCGTGAGTGTATGAATGTGTTCCGGCCCTGGACTTTATAGCTGAAACCTTCTTCCCGTCgtaattattaaacttattCATAGCTCTGAGTACAGATTTGTAAAACTTCTCAGGTAAAGCACATTGTTGATCTTGGGTTGATTGAGATTGTTCACCAGTAAATTGCCAAGTATACGAATTTGACCATTTATCGGTATAGCCAGATTCTTCAGAAATCATGTCTCTATATAAATCCCCTCCATAAGATAATAGCGCTGATGGAAAGTGTTGAACATCAGCATCGTAAGCCGATCTAGGAACAAGATCAGAATCAACTAGTAAGAATGTGTTTAATGGAAATTCAGATGAAAGCTTATTAACAGAGTCCAGTACCGATAAAGAGGCTGTGCTTTGTCTGTTATAGAACACTGAAACCACAAGGTCTTTCATGTGAATTGTGTCATTGtctataaaaatttagttaatatgTGAAAATTACCCAAAGGTCTGTAAACGACATTATGGTACTGGTCAAAATcagataattttaaaacattttcGTTAAACGGTTTTGAAAGTGGATATGAATTTTCAGAAttactgtgtaaataatgtttgcgtgtaaaattatattttgaGTTGTGTGATTTTAtcttatttaaaatatttaggATTGAAAAGCAACGAGTGGTAAAAGACTTGCTGGcgtttatattaataatagatTTACATAACAAACCAATATAAGACTTCATTTTGACAAAAattagaattatataagtAGAAGTTGATTTTGTATTGCGAaggattaaaatttgaggTGTATCCAATATAGTGCAGtgaaaataatgtgatTCCATAACACATTTCgttttgttatttttttattctgctaaaaaactaattttaaattcatttttaatgagattttaataaactGACTTAGAATTCCTGTACATACACATTAGTGTGTGTTTATATGCTcattatttgaaatttatttttcaccTTGACAATGGTATTCCATCACATTTACTTATTCTGTTATTGTCTTTCCCTAAATTTATAGatatattttttgtttttttcCTTCATAAAACCTTGTCTTCCTCTTTAATTCATCACAACAATGtcaaattcatattttccTATCAAGAATATAACAACTTACACCAGTAACTGGACAATTTTGGGGAAAATCGTGGACAAATCACCACTCAAGGCGCTTAAGGGAGATAACTCCTTTTTGTTCGTCGATATTGTCGATAAAAACGTATgtgtgataaatttaataattttgtaacAGGGAGATACAATTCGAGCCAAGTTTTGGGGCGTTGCAGCTAACAAATGGAACGACCTGTTAGAAAAGGGGAATGTAAGCTATTTacgaataatttaattcttAGGTGTATACCTTTTCAAAGGGAACAGTTAACTTGTCGAACAAAAAGTTCAATACCACCCCTCACAACTATGAAATAACATTTACGACGGATAGTAAAATAGATCCCTCGGATGAACTTAACGACATAAAAGTCGAGAGAAAGTTGGTTTCATTGATTTCATGTTCTTTAGCTATGAGTTTGTTACATTGAGGGATATAAAGTCCACTTCTCGTGACACTCCGTTCGTGGTAGATATTCTATGTTTCGTAAAGTCGTTGACTCCAGTCTCAGTGGTACTTTCATAATGCTCAAATAGACTTTCAGACGAACACCAAGTTTAACAGAGACACTAAAAAGAGATTATTGTATGTCGTGGATGACACCAGCTATGAGTTGGAGGTGACACTTTGGGGTCAAATGGTATGGAATTTAGTATTCtaattaatgattttaGACTGAATTGCCGATATTTGAAGATATTCTGGATAAACCAGTTATACTATCACAAGTCACAATAAAGGAATGGAATGGAGGAAGATTTGGCCAAACAAGTTTGAATACAGATATAAAGTTTGCAGACTTTCAGTCGGTTAGAAATAAAGATAGGCTCTCGACCCTTGAGGCTTGGTATCAAAAGGTACTTCCTATCATTAATCggtgtttaaaatataatttaggCTATGTCTGAAAATGAATCTTTTAAAACCATGAAAACACAAACAATGTCTTCATCCAGAGAATCCTACGAGTTCACAACCATTGACGATGCCCTGACCAGGTCTAAGGGGTATTTCATATTCATCTGTAAGCTGAGGAAACTGTTTTGGAAAAATAAGGACGGGGAGATGAGGCTCTGGTACCACGCATGCCCAACCTGTCTCAAGAAGGTTGTAGAGGAACAAGAAAACGTCTGGAGGTGTATCACCTGTGACGACTCAATAGTTACGCCAGTATTGAGGTAACCATGAACCTAATAAACCTGTTCAGATACATTGTTAGCTGTGTGTTTGTGGACTTTTCAGGCCAACTGTTTTCAACAGTATATTCAGAGAGCGGTAAtagataattaaaattattacaaatttagGAAAAAAACTACTTGGATATTCAGAACAGGAGCTAGATGCAATGGATAAGGAAGAACTTAAAAACACACTTGATTTCGATGTTCTACAtaaggtatttttatgactattatattattcttaGGACTTTAAAGTCTCAGGTTTCTTCAAGAATAAAACTTATAATGGAGAATCCAGGAACACATTCAACGTTACAAACATAGAGGAAGTTGATTACGCGAAAGAGGCTGAAT
Above is a window of Theileria parva strain Muguga chromosome 2, complete sequence, whole genome shotgun sequence DNA encoding:
- the ssb1 gene encoding Replication factor-A C terminal domain protein — its product is MSNSYFPIKNITTYTSNWTILGKIVDKSPLKALKGDNSFLFVDIVDKNGDTIRAKFWGVAANKWNDLLEKGNVYTFSKGTVNLSNKKFNTTPHNYEITFTTDSKIDPSDELNDIKVERNYEFVTLRDIKSTSRDTPFVVDILCFVKSLTPVSVTNTKFNRDTKKRLLYVVDDTSYELEVTLWGQMTELPIFEDILDKPVILSQVTIKEWNGGRFGQTSLNTDIKFADFQSVRNKDRLSTLEAWYQKAMSENESFKTMKTQTMSSSRESYEFTTIDDALTRSKGYFIFICKLRKLFWKNKDGEMRLWYHACPTCLKKVVEEQENVWRCITCDDSIVTPVLRYIVSCVFVDFSGQLFSTVYSESGKKLLGYSEQELDAMDKEELKNTLDFDVLHKDFKVSGFFKNKTYNGESRNTFNVTNIEEVDYAKEAESLLERMHLTYETVESFLSLDKPDSGSSPKKTKTDQQE